The Coregonus clupeaformis isolate EN_2021a chromosome 13, ASM2061545v1, whole genome shotgun sequence genome includes a region encoding these proteins:
- the LOC121579545 gene encoding spermine synthase-like: protein MALRHYTLDFNLSAPADCPSTVHGLQSIFQEQEMTETVHDTEGHGYLATFIGKNGRLVILRVHSHGLVTVDLQCCEGDNIAQVDNLLNALEKKLKSLLHGNIRRVKRLPALTRGAAVDRYWPTADGRLVEYDIDRVVYDEDSAYQNIKILHSQQFGNILILNGDVNLAESDLPYTQAIMGRGKENYTGKEVLILGGGDGGILAEAVKLKPEMITMVEIDQMVIDGCRTHMRKACGSVLDKLKGDCYQVLVEDCVPVLKKYVEEGKTFDYVINDLTAVPISTAPEEDSTWEFLQLILDLSIKVLRPTGKYFTQGNCANLTEALALYEEQLGRLSCPVNFSKEVVCVPSYMELWVFYTVWKK from the exons ATGGCACTGCGACATTACACCCTCGACTTCAACCTCTCAGCGCCAG CTGACTGTCCTTCAACTGTGCATGGGCTGCAGTCTATATTTCAAGAGCAGGAAATGACAGAAACTGTCCATGACACGGAGGGACATGGATACCTTGCTACCTTCATTGGCAAGAATGGCAG GTTGGTTATTCTGCGTGTGCACTCCCATGGTCTGGTTACCGTTGATCTGCAGTGTTGTGAAGGAGATAACATTGCACAAGTAGATAAC CTTTTGAATGCACTGGAAAAGAAGCTGAAAAGTCTCCTACATGGAAACATTAGGAGGGTCAAGAG GCTCCCAGCTCTGACACGAGGTGCAGCTGTTGATCGATACTGGCCCACAGCCGACGGCAGACTGGTGGAGTATGACATAGATCGGGTTGTATACGATGAGGACTCTGCATACCAGAATATAAAGATCTTGCACTCACAGCAGTTTGGCAATATCCTGATCCTCAATGGGGATGTTA ATCTGGCAGAGAGTGACCTACCCTACACCCAGGCCATCATGGGCAGAGGGAAAGAGAACTATACAGGAAAGGAGGTGCTAATCTTAGGAGGCGGTGATGGAGGTATCCTCGCTGAGGCCGTCAAACTCAAGCCAGAGATGATCACCATGGTGGAG ATCGACCAAATGGTGATTGATGGGTGTAGGACGCACATGAGGAAGGCTTGTGGAAGTGTTCTGGACAAACTGAAGGGAGACTGTTACCAG GTGTTGGTAGAGGACTGTGTTCCGGTTCTGAAAAAGTATGTTGAGGAAGGGAAGACGTTTGATTACGTCATCAATGACCTCACAGCAGTTCCTATCTCCACAGCGCCAGAGGAGG ACTCTACATGGGAGTTCCTACAGCTTATCTTGGATCTCTCAATCAAAGTACTGCGTCCTACTGGGAAGTACTTCACACAG GGAAACTGTGCAAATCTGACTGAGGCACTGGCTCTTTATGAGGAGCAGCTGGGAAGGCTCTCGTGTCCTGTGAACTTTTCCAAAGAGGTGGTGTGTGTGCCCTCTTATATGGAACT GTGGGTTTTCTACACCGTTTGGAAGAAGTAA